One Cryptococcus decagattii chromosome 8, complete sequence DNA segment encodes these proteins:
- a CDS encoding adenylate kinase, whose product MSGNSEVEYLKSLVSQLQDKISQLEKSTATSVSNTISSVTAALSPSSSSQPPRMVLIGPPGAGKGTQAPNISSKYCICHLATGDMLREQVAKQTELGRAAKQIMDQGGLVSDEIMVGMIRQELDKNTECKNGFILDGFPRTVPQASKLDAMLAERKQAIDHAIELKIPDALLISRITGRLIHPASGRSYHKEFNPPKKPMTDDITGEPLIQRSDDNVGTLRKRLDTYHAQTGPVVDYYKGTGVWTPVDAAQSPKLVWASISSILESKKN is encoded by the exons ATGTCTGGCAACTCTGAAGTCGAATACTTGAAGAGCCTTGTCTCTCAG CTCCAAGATAAGATCTCTCAACTCGAAAAGTCCACCGCCACCTCCGTCTCCAATACCATCTCCTCCGTCACCGCCGccctctctccttcttcctctagCCAGCCCCCCCGGATGGTCCTCATCGGCCCTCCCGGTGCTGGTAAGGGTACTCAAGCGCCCAACATCTCCAGCAAGTACTGCATCTGCCACCTCGCTACCGGTGACATGTTGAGGGAGCAGGTCGCCAAGCAGACCGAGTTGGGTAGGGCTGCCAAGCAGATTATGGACCAGGGTGGTTTGGTTTCCGACGAGATCATGGTTGGCATGATCAGGCAGGAGTTGGACAAGAACACCGAGTGCAAGAACGG TTTCATCCTTGACGGTTTCCCCCGTACCGTCCCCCAGGCTTCCAAGCTCGACGCCATGCTTGCCGAACGCAAACAAGCCATCGACCACGCTATCGAGCTCAAGATCCCCGACGCCTTGTTGATCTCCCGAATCACTGGTCGATTGATCCACCCCGCGAGCGGTAGGAGTTACCACAAGGAAT TCAACCCCCCTAAGAAGCCCATGACCGACGACATCACCGGCGAGCCCCTCATCCAACGTTCCGACGACAACGTCGGTACCCTCAGGAAGCGATTGGACACTTATCACGCCCAGACTGGCCCTGTTGTTGATTACTACAAGGGTACCGGTGTTTGGACCCCTGTCGATGCCGCTCAGAGCCCCAAGTTGGTCTGGGCCAGTATCAGCAGTATCTTGgaaagcaagaagaacTAA